One region of Pagrus major chromosome 5, Pma_NU_1.0 genomic DNA includes:
- the ercc6l2 gene encoding DNA excision repair protein ERCC-6-like 2 isoform X1, with amino-acid sequence MASTSSAGKGLKETWRTGDTCLAPDPRDGTLREATIQRPTTPHNNDPIAWVLFTDEEEEEAVPVSKLMRPGLNHFNQEKPVFPSSITDPRLCVPLKLSDVDGDRVPYTINRYLRDYQREGIRFIYNNYMRSRGCILGDDMGLGKTVQVIGFLAAVLHKTGTWEDIQKNRPEFLQSQLPSKQSKPKKVFLIVAPLSVLYNWKDELDTWGHFQCVVVHGLRKEEELARIKKGRVEIALTTYETLRLCLDQFNNIDWSAVVVDEAHKIKNPNSQITQAMKDLKCKIRIGLTGTILQNNLEELWCVMDWAIPGCLGSLGHFKCKFSDPIEQGQRHSATKRSLATGRKTVRALVRKISRWFLRRTKDLIKGQLPKKDDRVVYCSLTDFQQTVYQTVLDTEDVTLLLRSSEKCDCQSRRTRRGCCYKTNSEGVEMKNLYFSYLAILRKVANHVALLQSTAATSKKQEKYVAAICAKVFQKFPDFVQRCKNEAFEALSDPMYSGKMKVLQKLLKFYLQRRDKVLLFSLSTKLLDVLQSYCMAEGLDYSRLDGNTKAKERVQIVKEFNSSSHINLCLVSTMAGGLGLNFVGANVVVLFDPTWNPANDLQAIDRAYRIGQCRDVTVLRLISLGTVEEVIYLRQVYKQQLQSSVVGKESARRYFEAVQGQGVHKGELFGIKNLFRLQTQGTCLTRKILEREGQVEAGVITTSTHTGEGKEEEETKGVSEPGCSPPKDGPVRDDEPAKENTVAAKVPERVLDFSSGSEEDEVVQGFKSRTSNPSAVDGNRGGNAATGPSRLSLFQHGFSRLLEGVKGKPELGEGDSSVEESPFEEDVEDQKREGTSSGICKSSNTGNGAVCLSKMGTKTRDLSSGSDKEEREKRDGGRQERVSLVKQSERQGQKGWTNKKITVFEESDEISSPYKKKPNKLNASIPRVHHFEGYSDESEDLDLEALSGPKRDTFDSNTKGGDKGRGRLDCNRKWLNSSVRDKARPKYSEEIETFTSSEDEHTPVKKARPAGCHFTSPQTERSRVELPKDGRRAATTDGAERRAGSSKAVSFTSLKGPSSKGKDGTIDSVLGGVQEVMYMHSNQRVVGGSKAEELISRAAVRDVFKLKMYSQLPANHLLGDIESLSESPPDSPPCTSTVRLEKPNVDHPVTFANKSVHHTRHTTFIVGETPLAISRQQLEEMAEKFNFPSVHQFAVEILRRDSAQRLAWLRQYYSSLNHPDLANTVTNNFPQPDSAQTSSSTSTKTAATKSEADTRALQKDVLKAKKRPKYAQKKPETPQNNVSVPQKKPRNPQNDVQEPQKKQKIPRKNVHEPLSDVPRLDSEEQEERVCSARGHKRTKKGSVSSSGAFRAGGGLGSDQASSRGLGSGEAAAFLNRTDRDTPSSADLSHGRSTTLSKPTAQEREQEQKLSSKTSEPFQGQREKPHTPSPPEQAPSTSSRHSFLTDLIGDTSILDDLLKPKSRGAQHRGTPKTPPAASSVSVSKSRIILNSDSGSADLLDTLSSPKSHNTLPTRQAATKRSRKDFWDILNEGNEESINRLTDPAEVKRVCISTKFAARSRSGEEESKNLWKTNEKFLWKK; translated from the exons ATGGCTTCAACTTCTTCAGCTGGAAAAGGTTTGAAAG AAACATGGCGCACAGGTGACACCTGTCTGGCTCCTGACCCGAGAGATGGCACCCTGCGAGAAGCCACTATTCAGAGACCGACCACCCCTCATAATAATGACCCCATAGCATGGGTGCTGTTcactgatgaagaagaggaggaagctgtACCTGTCTCGAAACTAATGAGACCAGGCTTGAATCACTTCAACCAGGAGAAACCTGTGTTTCCTAGCAGCATCACAGACCCCAGGCTGTGTGTCCCCTTAAAGCTGAGTGATGTTGATGGAGACAGAGTCCCCTACACCATCAACAGATACCTGAGGGATTACCAGAGAGAAGGGATCAGGTTCATTTACAACAACTACATGCGGTCCAGAGGTTGTATCCTGGGTGACGACATGGGCCTGGGAAAAACTGTACAG gTCATAGGTTTCCTGGCTGCTGTGCTGCACAAAACAGGCACATGGGAGGACATCCAGAAAAACAGGCCTGAATTTCTGCAGAGTCAGCTGCCCTCCAAGCAAAGTAAACCCAAGAAA GTGTTCCTGATTGTGGCCCCGCTGTCGGTGCTTTATAACTGGAAAGATGAACTGGACACATGGGGTCACTTCCAGTGTGTGGTGGTCCACGGGttgaggaaagaggaggagctgGCTCGCATCAAGAAGGGACGCGTTGAGATTGCTCTCACTACCTATGAGACTTTGCGCCTTTGTCTGGATCAGTTTAATAA CATTGACTGGTCTGCTGTAGTTGTGGATGAAGCCCACAAGATAAAAAATCCAAACTCTCAGATAACTCAGGCCATGAAGGATCTGAAATGTAAG ATCAGAATTGGCCTCACTGGCACCATCTTACAAAACAACCTTGAGGAGCTGTGGTGTGTCATGGACTG GGCCATACCTGGTTGTCTTGGCAGCTTAGGACATTTCAAGTGCAAGTTTTCTGATCCGATTGAACAAGGGCAGAGGCACAGTGCAACCAAACGTTCCTTAGCTACAGGGAGGAAGACCGTCAGAGCTCTGGTGAGGAAAATTTCCCGCTGGTTCCTCAGAAGGACTAAAGATCTCATCAAGGGACAGCTGCCTAAGAAGGATGACAGG GTAGTATATTGCTCTCTGACAGATTTTCAGCAGACTGTGTATCAGACGGTGCTGGACACTGAAGATGTGACGTTACTGCTGAGGTCTTCAGAGAAATGTGACTGTCAAAGCAGACGCACCCGCAGAGGCTGCTGCTATAAA ACAAACTCAGAAGGGGTAGAAATGAAAAATCTGTACTTCAGCTACTTGGCCATATTGAGGAAGGTTGCTAACCATGTAGCACTGCTTCAGTCCACTGCAGCCACCAGCAAGAAGCAG GAAAAGTATGTTGCTGCCATTTGTGCGAAGGTATTCCAAAAGTTTCCAGACTTTGTGCAGAGATGCAAAAATGAAGCGTTTGAGGCCTTGTCGGACCCGATGTACAGTGGAAAGATGAAG GTTTTGCAGAAGCTGCTCAAATTTTATCTGCAAAGGAGAGATAAAGtgctccttttttctctctcaaccAAG CTGTTAGATGTGCTGCAGAGCTACTGCATGGCAGAGGGGCTGGACTACAGCAGGTTGGACGGAAACACTAAAGCCAAAGAAAGAGTTCAGATCGTCAAAGAGTTCAACAGCTCCTCTCACATCAACCTCTGCCTGGTTTCCACCAT GGCGGGTGGTCTTGGTCTTAACTTTGTAGGGGCCAATGTTGTAGTGCTATTTGACCCCACATGGAACCCAGCCAATGACCTTCAGGCTATTGACAG GGCGTATCGTATTGGCCAGTGCAGGGATGTGACTGTTCTTAGGCTGATCTCACTGGGGACTGTAGAAGAGGTCATCTACCTCAGACAGGTTTACAAACAG cAATTACAGAGTTCAGTTGTGGGCAAGGAGAGTGCACGACGGTACTTCGAGGCAGTGCAGGGGCAAGGTGTCCATAAGGGGGAGCTGTTTGGGATCAAAAACCTCTTCAGGCTGCAGACCCAAGGGACATGCCTCACCCGCAAGATACTAGAG CGAGAAGGACAAGTAGAGGCCGGTGTAATCacaaccagcacacacacaggcgaaggaaaagaggaggaggagaccaAGGGAGTTAGC GAACCTGGATGTTCTCCACCTAAAGATGGCCCTGTACGGGATGATGAACCAGCAAAGGAGAACACAGTTGCTGCAAAGGTCCCCGAAAGAGTTCTGGACTTCAGCAGTGGGAGTGAAGAGGATGAGGTGGTGCAGGGGTTTAAGAGCAGGACATCAAATCCAAGTGCAGTGGATGGCAACAGAGGTGGGAATGCTGCCACTGGTCCTAGTCGATTGAGTCTCTTCCAGCACGGTTTCTCCAGACTACTTGAAGGAGTTAAAGGAAAACCAGAGTTAGGAGAAGGGGACAGCAGTGTTGAAGAAAGCCCCTTTGAGGAAGATGTTGAGGATCAAAAGAGGGAGGGTACCTCCTCTGGCATCTGCAAGAGCTCCAATACAGGAAACGGTGCAGTCTGTCTTTCTAAAATGGGAACGAAAACCAGGGACCTCTCCAGTGGTTCAGACaaggaagaaagggagaaaagagaTGGGGGAAGACAAGAAAGGGTTTCTCTGgtgaaacagagtgagagacagggCCAGAAAGGATGGACAAATAAGAAAATTACTGTGTTTGAGGAGAGCGATGAAATTTCTTCACCGTACAAAAAGAAACCTAACAAGCTCAACGCTTCAATTCCAAGAGTGCATCACTTTGAGGGTTACTCTGATGAATCTGAGGATTTGGACTTAGAGGCGTTGTCGGGGCCCAAGAGGGACACTTTTGATTCAAACACTAAAGGAGGAGACAAAGGGAGAGGAAGACTGGACTGTAACAGAAAGTGGCTAAATTCTAGTGTCAGGGACAAGGCCAGACCCAAATACTCAGAAGAAATAGAGACATTCACATCTTCAGAAGATGAACACACTCCTGTTAAGAAAGCGAGACCCGCAGGATGTCACTTCACATCTCCACAGACAGAAAGATCCAGAGTTGAGTTGCCAAAAGACGGGCGAAGAGCTGCAACAACCGACGGGGCTGAGAGACGAGCAGGATCATCCAAAGCTGTTTCATTCACCAGTCTGAAAGGTCCATCATCCAAAGGAAAAGATGGCACTATCGACAGTGTGCTAG ggGGCGTACAGGAAGTGATGTATATGCACTCTAACCAGCGCGTGGTGGGCGGGAGCAAAGCAGAGGAGCTGATCAGTAGAGCTGCTGTACGAGACGTGTTCAAACTCAAGATGTACTCTCAGCTCCCGGCCAATCACCTTCTAGGCGACATAGAG AGCCTGTCAGAGAGCCCACCAGACAGTCCGCCTTGCACTTCTACTGTCAGACTGGAGAAGCCCAATGTGGACCATCCAGTCACCTTCGCCAACAAGAGTGTGCACCACACCAGACACACCACCTTCATCGTCGGAGAGACTCCCCTGGCCATAAGCAG gcagcagctggaggagatggcGGAAAAATTCAACTTTCCCTCAGTCCATCAATTTGCTGTGGAGATTCTGAGAAGAGACTCAGCCCAGAGACTGGCCTGGCTACGACAGTATTACTCTTCACTGAACCACCCTGACCTGGCTAATACAGTAACAAACAACTTCCCACAACCTGATTCAGCACAGACCTCCTCCTCAACATCCACCAAAACAGCTGCCACAAAATCTGAAGCAGATACCAGAGCCCTACAAAAGGATGTTCTGAAAGCCAAGAAAAGGCCTAAATATGCTCAGAAGAAGCCTGAAACCCCACAAAACAATGTTTCTGTGCCACAGAAAAAGCCTAGAAACCCACAAAATGATGTTCAAGAACCCCAGAAAAAGCAAAAGATCCCACGAAAGAATGTTCACGAGCCTCTAAGTGATGTTCCAAGACTGGattcagaggagcaggaggagagggtcTGCAGTGCCAGAGGACACAAGAGGACAAAGAAGGGTAGTGTTTCTAGTTCTGGAGCCTTCAGAGCTGGTGGTGGTCTTGGCTCGGATCAGGCCAGCAGCCGTGGTCTGGGGTCTGGGGAGGCTGCTGCTTTCCTGAACCGCACAGACAGAGATACCCCTTCTTCTGCGGACCTCAGCCATGGCAGGTCCACCACGTTATCCAAACCCACAGCACAGGAAAGGGAGCAAGAGCAAAAATTGTCTTCCAAGACCAGTGAACCCTTTCAAGGTCAGAGAGAAAAGCCTCACACCCCTTCCCCTCCCGAGCAGGCTCCGTCTACCTCCAGTCGCCATTCCTTTCTCACAGATCTGATAGGAGACACCTCAATCCTCGACGATTTGTTAAAACCCAAATCAAGGGGTGCACAGCATCGAGGAACACCAAAAACACCCCCTGCAGCCTCTTCAGTGTCAGTAAGCAAATCCAGAATCATTCTCAACTCTGATTCTGGTTCAGCAGATCTCTTAGACACTCTGTCCTCTCCAAAGTCACACAACACACTACCTACACGCCAGGCAGCAACAAAGCGAAGTCGCAAAGACTTCTGGGACATCCTGAATGAGGGTAATGAGGAGAGTATCAACAGGTTGACAGACCCGGCAGAAGTGAAGAGGGTTTGCATCAGCACTAAGTTTGCAGCTAGAAGTCGTTCTGGAGAAGAGGAGAGCAAGAATCTGTGGAAGACTAATGAGAAATTCCTGTGGAAGAAATAA
- the ercc6l2 gene encoding DNA excision repair protein ERCC-6-like 2 isoform X2, whose amino-acid sequence MASTSSAGKETWRTGDTCLAPDPRDGTLREATIQRPTTPHNNDPIAWVLFTDEEEEEAVPVSKLMRPGLNHFNQEKPVFPSSITDPRLCVPLKLSDVDGDRVPYTINRYLRDYQREGIRFIYNNYMRSRGCILGDDMGLGKTVQVIGFLAAVLHKTGTWEDIQKNRPEFLQSQLPSKQSKPKKVFLIVAPLSVLYNWKDELDTWGHFQCVVVHGLRKEEELARIKKGRVEIALTTYETLRLCLDQFNNIDWSAVVVDEAHKIKNPNSQITQAMKDLKCKIRIGLTGTILQNNLEELWCVMDWAIPGCLGSLGHFKCKFSDPIEQGQRHSATKRSLATGRKTVRALVRKISRWFLRRTKDLIKGQLPKKDDRVVYCSLTDFQQTVYQTVLDTEDVTLLLRSSEKCDCQSRRTRRGCCYKTNSEGVEMKNLYFSYLAILRKVANHVALLQSTAATSKKQEKYVAAICAKVFQKFPDFVQRCKNEAFEALSDPMYSGKMKVLQKLLKFYLQRRDKVLLFSLSTKLLDVLQSYCMAEGLDYSRLDGNTKAKERVQIVKEFNSSSHINLCLVSTMAGGLGLNFVGANVVVLFDPTWNPANDLQAIDRAYRIGQCRDVTVLRLISLGTVEEVIYLRQVYKQQLQSSVVGKESARRYFEAVQGQGVHKGELFGIKNLFRLQTQGTCLTRKILEREGQVEAGVITTSTHTGEGKEEEETKGVSEPGCSPPKDGPVRDDEPAKENTVAAKVPERVLDFSSGSEEDEVVQGFKSRTSNPSAVDGNRGGNAATGPSRLSLFQHGFSRLLEGVKGKPELGEGDSSVEESPFEEDVEDQKREGTSSGICKSSNTGNGAVCLSKMGTKTRDLSSGSDKEEREKRDGGRQERVSLVKQSERQGQKGWTNKKITVFEESDEISSPYKKKPNKLNASIPRVHHFEGYSDESEDLDLEALSGPKRDTFDSNTKGGDKGRGRLDCNRKWLNSSVRDKARPKYSEEIETFTSSEDEHTPVKKARPAGCHFTSPQTERSRVELPKDGRRAATTDGAERRAGSSKAVSFTSLKGPSSKGKDGTIDSVLGGVQEVMYMHSNQRVVGGSKAEELISRAAVRDVFKLKMYSQLPANHLLGDIESLSESPPDSPPCTSTVRLEKPNVDHPVTFANKSVHHTRHTTFIVGETPLAISRQQLEEMAEKFNFPSVHQFAVEILRRDSAQRLAWLRQYYSSLNHPDLANTVTNNFPQPDSAQTSSSTSTKTAATKSEADTRALQKDVLKAKKRPKYAQKKPETPQNNVSVPQKKPRNPQNDVQEPQKKQKIPRKNVHEPLSDVPRLDSEEQEERVCSARGHKRTKKGSVSSSGAFRAGGGLGSDQASSRGLGSGEAAAFLNRTDRDTPSSADLSHGRSTTLSKPTAQEREQEQKLSSKTSEPFQGQREKPHTPSPPEQAPSTSSRHSFLTDLIGDTSILDDLLKPKSRGAQHRGTPKTPPAASSVSVSKSRIILNSDSGSADLLDTLSSPKSHNTLPTRQAATKRSRKDFWDILNEGNEESINRLTDPAEVKRVCISTKFAARSRSGEEESKNLWKTNEKFLWKK is encoded by the exons ATGGCTTCAACTTCTTCAGCTGGAAAAG AAACATGGCGCACAGGTGACACCTGTCTGGCTCCTGACCCGAGAGATGGCACCCTGCGAGAAGCCACTATTCAGAGACCGACCACCCCTCATAATAATGACCCCATAGCATGGGTGCTGTTcactgatgaagaagaggaggaagctgtACCTGTCTCGAAACTAATGAGACCAGGCTTGAATCACTTCAACCAGGAGAAACCTGTGTTTCCTAGCAGCATCACAGACCCCAGGCTGTGTGTCCCCTTAAAGCTGAGTGATGTTGATGGAGACAGAGTCCCCTACACCATCAACAGATACCTGAGGGATTACCAGAGAGAAGGGATCAGGTTCATTTACAACAACTACATGCGGTCCAGAGGTTGTATCCTGGGTGACGACATGGGCCTGGGAAAAACTGTACAG gTCATAGGTTTCCTGGCTGCTGTGCTGCACAAAACAGGCACATGGGAGGACATCCAGAAAAACAGGCCTGAATTTCTGCAGAGTCAGCTGCCCTCCAAGCAAAGTAAACCCAAGAAA GTGTTCCTGATTGTGGCCCCGCTGTCGGTGCTTTATAACTGGAAAGATGAACTGGACACATGGGGTCACTTCCAGTGTGTGGTGGTCCACGGGttgaggaaagaggaggagctgGCTCGCATCAAGAAGGGACGCGTTGAGATTGCTCTCACTACCTATGAGACTTTGCGCCTTTGTCTGGATCAGTTTAATAA CATTGACTGGTCTGCTGTAGTTGTGGATGAAGCCCACAAGATAAAAAATCCAAACTCTCAGATAACTCAGGCCATGAAGGATCTGAAATGTAAG ATCAGAATTGGCCTCACTGGCACCATCTTACAAAACAACCTTGAGGAGCTGTGGTGTGTCATGGACTG GGCCATACCTGGTTGTCTTGGCAGCTTAGGACATTTCAAGTGCAAGTTTTCTGATCCGATTGAACAAGGGCAGAGGCACAGTGCAACCAAACGTTCCTTAGCTACAGGGAGGAAGACCGTCAGAGCTCTGGTGAGGAAAATTTCCCGCTGGTTCCTCAGAAGGACTAAAGATCTCATCAAGGGACAGCTGCCTAAGAAGGATGACAGG GTAGTATATTGCTCTCTGACAGATTTTCAGCAGACTGTGTATCAGACGGTGCTGGACACTGAAGATGTGACGTTACTGCTGAGGTCTTCAGAGAAATGTGACTGTCAAAGCAGACGCACCCGCAGAGGCTGCTGCTATAAA ACAAACTCAGAAGGGGTAGAAATGAAAAATCTGTACTTCAGCTACTTGGCCATATTGAGGAAGGTTGCTAACCATGTAGCACTGCTTCAGTCCACTGCAGCCACCAGCAAGAAGCAG GAAAAGTATGTTGCTGCCATTTGTGCGAAGGTATTCCAAAAGTTTCCAGACTTTGTGCAGAGATGCAAAAATGAAGCGTTTGAGGCCTTGTCGGACCCGATGTACAGTGGAAAGATGAAG GTTTTGCAGAAGCTGCTCAAATTTTATCTGCAAAGGAGAGATAAAGtgctccttttttctctctcaaccAAG CTGTTAGATGTGCTGCAGAGCTACTGCATGGCAGAGGGGCTGGACTACAGCAGGTTGGACGGAAACACTAAAGCCAAAGAAAGAGTTCAGATCGTCAAAGAGTTCAACAGCTCCTCTCACATCAACCTCTGCCTGGTTTCCACCAT GGCGGGTGGTCTTGGTCTTAACTTTGTAGGGGCCAATGTTGTAGTGCTATTTGACCCCACATGGAACCCAGCCAATGACCTTCAGGCTATTGACAG GGCGTATCGTATTGGCCAGTGCAGGGATGTGACTGTTCTTAGGCTGATCTCACTGGGGACTGTAGAAGAGGTCATCTACCTCAGACAGGTTTACAAACAG cAATTACAGAGTTCAGTTGTGGGCAAGGAGAGTGCACGACGGTACTTCGAGGCAGTGCAGGGGCAAGGTGTCCATAAGGGGGAGCTGTTTGGGATCAAAAACCTCTTCAGGCTGCAGACCCAAGGGACATGCCTCACCCGCAAGATACTAGAG CGAGAAGGACAAGTAGAGGCCGGTGTAATCacaaccagcacacacacaggcgaaggaaaagaggaggaggagaccaAGGGAGTTAGC GAACCTGGATGTTCTCCACCTAAAGATGGCCCTGTACGGGATGATGAACCAGCAAAGGAGAACACAGTTGCTGCAAAGGTCCCCGAAAGAGTTCTGGACTTCAGCAGTGGGAGTGAAGAGGATGAGGTGGTGCAGGGGTTTAAGAGCAGGACATCAAATCCAAGTGCAGTGGATGGCAACAGAGGTGGGAATGCTGCCACTGGTCCTAGTCGATTGAGTCTCTTCCAGCACGGTTTCTCCAGACTACTTGAAGGAGTTAAAGGAAAACCAGAGTTAGGAGAAGGGGACAGCAGTGTTGAAGAAAGCCCCTTTGAGGAAGATGTTGAGGATCAAAAGAGGGAGGGTACCTCCTCTGGCATCTGCAAGAGCTCCAATACAGGAAACGGTGCAGTCTGTCTTTCTAAAATGGGAACGAAAACCAGGGACCTCTCCAGTGGTTCAGACaaggaagaaagggagaaaagagaTGGGGGAAGACAAGAAAGGGTTTCTCTGgtgaaacagagtgagagacagggCCAGAAAGGATGGACAAATAAGAAAATTACTGTGTTTGAGGAGAGCGATGAAATTTCTTCACCGTACAAAAAGAAACCTAACAAGCTCAACGCTTCAATTCCAAGAGTGCATCACTTTGAGGGTTACTCTGATGAATCTGAGGATTTGGACTTAGAGGCGTTGTCGGGGCCCAAGAGGGACACTTTTGATTCAAACACTAAAGGAGGAGACAAAGGGAGAGGAAGACTGGACTGTAACAGAAAGTGGCTAAATTCTAGTGTCAGGGACAAGGCCAGACCCAAATACTCAGAAGAAATAGAGACATTCACATCTTCAGAAGATGAACACACTCCTGTTAAGAAAGCGAGACCCGCAGGATGTCACTTCACATCTCCACAGACAGAAAGATCCAGAGTTGAGTTGCCAAAAGACGGGCGAAGAGCTGCAACAACCGACGGGGCTGAGAGACGAGCAGGATCATCCAAAGCTGTTTCATTCACCAGTCTGAAAGGTCCATCATCCAAAGGAAAAGATGGCACTATCGACAGTGTGCTAG ggGGCGTACAGGAAGTGATGTATATGCACTCTAACCAGCGCGTGGTGGGCGGGAGCAAAGCAGAGGAGCTGATCAGTAGAGCTGCTGTACGAGACGTGTTCAAACTCAAGATGTACTCTCAGCTCCCGGCCAATCACCTTCTAGGCGACATAGAG AGCCTGTCAGAGAGCCCACCAGACAGTCCGCCTTGCACTTCTACTGTCAGACTGGAGAAGCCCAATGTGGACCATCCAGTCACCTTCGCCAACAAGAGTGTGCACCACACCAGACACACCACCTTCATCGTCGGAGAGACTCCCCTGGCCATAAGCAG gcagcagctggaggagatggcGGAAAAATTCAACTTTCCCTCAGTCCATCAATTTGCTGTGGAGATTCTGAGAAGAGACTCAGCCCAGAGACTGGCCTGGCTACGACAGTATTACTCTTCACTGAACCACCCTGACCTGGCTAATACAGTAACAAACAACTTCCCACAACCTGATTCAGCACAGACCTCCTCCTCAACATCCACCAAAACAGCTGCCACAAAATCTGAAGCAGATACCAGAGCCCTACAAAAGGATGTTCTGAAAGCCAAGAAAAGGCCTAAATATGCTCAGAAGAAGCCTGAAACCCCACAAAACAATGTTTCTGTGCCACAGAAAAAGCCTAGAAACCCACAAAATGATGTTCAAGAACCCCAGAAAAAGCAAAAGATCCCACGAAAGAATGTTCACGAGCCTCTAAGTGATGTTCCAAGACTGGattcagaggagcaggaggagagggtcTGCAGTGCCAGAGGACACAAGAGGACAAAGAAGGGTAGTGTTTCTAGTTCTGGAGCCTTCAGAGCTGGTGGTGGTCTTGGCTCGGATCAGGCCAGCAGCCGTGGTCTGGGGTCTGGGGAGGCTGCTGCTTTCCTGAACCGCACAGACAGAGATACCCCTTCTTCTGCGGACCTCAGCCATGGCAGGTCCACCACGTTATCCAAACCCACAGCACAGGAAAGGGAGCAAGAGCAAAAATTGTCTTCCAAGACCAGTGAACCCTTTCAAGGTCAGAGAGAAAAGCCTCACACCCCTTCCCCTCCCGAGCAGGCTCCGTCTACCTCCAGTCGCCATTCCTTTCTCACAGATCTGATAGGAGACACCTCAATCCTCGACGATTTGTTAAAACCCAAATCAAGGGGTGCACAGCATCGAGGAACACCAAAAACACCCCCTGCAGCCTCTTCAGTGTCAGTAAGCAAATCCAGAATCATTCTCAACTCTGATTCTGGTTCAGCAGATCTCTTAGACACTCTGTCCTCTCCAAAGTCACACAACACACTACCTACACGCCAGGCAGCAACAAAGCGAAGTCGCAAAGACTTCTGGGACATCCTGAATGAGGGTAATGAGGAGAGTATCAACAGGTTGACAGACCCGGCAGAAGTGAAGAGGGTTTGCATCAGCACTAAGTTTGCAGCTAGAAGTCGTTCTGGAGAAGAGGAGAGCAAGAATCTGTGGAAGACTAATGAGAAATTCCTGTGGAAGAAATAA
- the hsd17b3 gene encoding 17-beta-hydroxysteroid dehydrogenase type 3: MDFMDLFFISLGTAVALYYGVKLLLFSRMLFPKLWFPLSESFFTSMGEWAVVTGASEGIGRAYAFVLAEQGMNVVIMSRTKVTLDQVAKEIGDTTGRRVKVIVTDFIKENVFSEIEDELKDLNIGVLVNNVGMLPSLIPCKFLESAELDQTITKVINCNVKTMAKMCKMVLPGMDNRRKGVIVNISSGVASIPFPLYTLYAASKVFVERFSQGLQAEYKDKGVIIQAVSPFGVSTRMTAYQQTNMVTPSPEDFVKYSLQYLRAGDKTHGSVCHTLLGLLLQTIPLKVLYAESMLRSLQDYVKHNAAQRKCNF; encoded by the exons ATGGATTTCAtggatttgtttttcatctctcttGGCACCGCGGTTGCTCTCTACTATGGAGTGAAACTGCTGCTTTTCAGTAGGATGCTTTTTCCAAAACTGTGGTTTCCACTTTCAGAGTCCTTTTTCACCTCTATGGGAGAGTGGGCAG TGGTGACCGGTGCTTCAGAAGGTATAGGAAGAGCGTATGCATTTGTG CTGGCGGAGCAAGGAATGAACGTGGTGATCATGAGCAGAACCAAAGTAACACTGGACCAGGTGGCCAAGGAAATAG GTGACACCACAGGGCGGAGGGTGAAAGTGATAGTAACCGACTTCATAAAGGAAAATGTCTTCAGTGAAATCGAGGATGAACTTAAGGACCTCAACATTGGGGTTTTAG TCAATAATGTAGGCATGCTGCCCAGCCTCATCCCCTGCAAATTCCTCGAGTCTGCAGAGCTGGACCAG aCAATTACAAAGGTGATAAACTGCAATGTGAAAACCATGGCGAAG ATGTGCAAAATGGTCCTTCCAGGCATGGACAACAG GAGAAAAGGGGTGATTGTGAATATTTCATCTGGAGTTGCTTCTATTCCATTCCCTCTGTACACCCTGTATGCTGCATCTAAA GTGTTTGTGGAAAGATTTTCTCAAGGTCTTCAAGCTGAATACAAAGATAAAGGGGTTATTATACAG GCAGTTTCTCCCTTTGGCGTCTCCACTCGAATGACAGCttaccaacaaaccaacatggTGACTCCGTCCCCGGAAGACTTTGTCAAATACTCCCTGCAGTACCTCAGAGCTGGAGATAAAACACATGGCAGTGTCTGCCACACACTTCTG gGTTTGTTACTGCAGACTATCCCTCTCAAGGTTCTGTATGCAGAGTCGATGCTACGCAGCCTGCAAGACTATGTCAAGCACAACGCAGCACAGAGGAAGTGCAACTTTTGA